In one Desulfoferula mesophila genomic region, the following are encoded:
- the istA gene encoding IS21 family transposase, producing MDQWARIRLELRDGQASKRELMRREGIHWDTLQKIQNFPEPPGYRLSTPRAKPKLGPYLELIARIIKEDKKVPKKQRHTATRIYHRIKEAGYQGKYTQVKEAVRAIKRVSQEVYMPLVHRPGEAQVDFGYALAKVSGELRKIALFIMALPYSDAFFVAAFDKECSESYWEGHARAFEFFGGVPHRISYDNSKVLVSKIIGPHERKLTDGFLKLQSHYLFREHFCRVRRPNEKGVVEGVVKYARQNFLVPVPQVKDLAELNAMLLRQCRDDMKRRLRGKGGSKAEVLQEDQTAFVPLPPSRFDACRKQPTRANSLSLVRFDDNDYSVPVACAHHEIVAKGYVDRVVLCHHDVVVARHSRSWGKEGVFFDYRHYLPLLERKPGSLDHARPLADLDLSECFEVLRRRLVAGEDMPGQGTRKYIKVLRLLEDHSMARLKRAVEQALYAGAYAPEAIVHLLEPPSSGPAATFLLDGREHLGRVSVAGPDITVYDSLLAQGGALS from the coding sequence ATGGATCAATGGGCCCGGATCAGACTTGAGTTGCGCGATGGCCAGGCGAGCAAGCGCGAGTTAATGCGTAGAGAGGGCATCCATTGGGATACCCTGCAAAAGATTCAGAATTTTCCCGAGCCTCCCGGATACCGGCTCAGCACCCCCCGAGCCAAGCCCAAGCTTGGCCCCTACCTTGAGTTGATCGCCCGGATCATAAAAGAGGACAAAAAGGTTCCCAAGAAGCAAAGGCACACGGCCACGCGCATATATCACCGCATCAAGGAGGCGGGTTATCAGGGCAAGTACACCCAGGTAAAGGAGGCGGTGCGCGCAATCAAGCGCGTGAGCCAGGAGGTGTACATGCCCCTGGTCCATCGTCCCGGCGAGGCGCAGGTGGACTTTGGCTATGCCCTGGCCAAGGTTTCCGGGGAGCTTCGCAAGATAGCGCTTTTTATCATGGCCTTGCCGTACTCCGATGCCTTTTTCGTGGCGGCCTTCGACAAGGAGTGCAGCGAGAGCTACTGGGAAGGGCATGCCAGGGCGTTCGAGTTTTTCGGTGGGGTGCCCCACCGGATCAGTTACGACAATAGCAAGGTCCTGGTTTCCAAGATCATAGGGCCTCATGAGCGCAAGCTGACCGATGGTTTTCTCAAGCTGCAGAGCCATTACCTTTTTCGGGAGCATTTTTGTCGGGTGCGGCGTCCAAACGAGAAGGGCGTGGTGGAAGGGGTGGTCAAGTACGCCCGGCAGAATTTTTTGGTGCCAGTGCCCCAGGTGAAGGACCTGGCCGAGCTCAATGCCATGCTTTTAAGGCAGTGCCGCGACGACATGAAGCGCCGTTTGCGTGGCAAGGGCGGTAGCAAGGCCGAGGTTTTGCAGGAAGACCAGACAGCCTTTGTCCCCCTGCCTCCCTCCCGCTTCGATGCCTGCCGCAAACAGCCTACCCGGGCCAATTCATTGTCCCTGGTCCGCTTCGACGACAATGACTACTCGGTGCCGGTGGCTTGTGCCCACCATGAAATTGTGGCCAAGGGCTATGTGGATCGGGTGGTGCTCTGCCACCATGACGTGGTGGTGGCCCGCCACTCCCGATCCTGGGGCAAGGAAGGGGTGTTTTTCGACTACCGGCATTATCTGCCCTTGCTGGAGCGCAAGCCTGGCTCCCTGGACCACGCCCGCCCCCTGGCTGACCTAGATCTGTCTGAGTGCTTTGAGGTCTTGAGGCGGCGGCTGGTGGCCGGGGAAGACATGCCTGGCCAGGGCACCCGTAAATACATAAAGGTCCTACGTTTGCTGGAGGACCACTCCATGGCCAGACTGAAGCGGGCGGTGGAGCAGGCATTGTACGCGGGAGCCTATGCCCCGGAGGCCATTGTCCACCTGCTGGAGCCGCCATCATCAGGGCCCGCGGCCACCTTCCTGCTGGACGGTCGTGAGCACCTGGGCCGAGTGAGCGTGGCCGGGCCCGATATCACAGTCTATGACTCCCTCCTCGCGCAGGGAGGGGCGCTGTCATGA
- a CDS encoding DUF932 domain-containing protein, translating into MTNMTTFGNVQRRAEALAANYHDALVPVKEMEFADLKTVKIGGEPHHLRRVARQRVAARLGIPHPYLERCPAELQAEQLNYWLRGERNEEFFVRFDGAEIRAVFTPRYTPADNLEVLERLADIGVMPETKVQVALDAEFMSLSIPDQNRTFEVKGDRLTPGISVSNSEVGLASLSVKAFFLRLVCTNGLIAKTEVSSSYRHVSARILEELPQALGQVQGQLETSKDKMMISMTSPVSDPDATIRAFNRQFQLSQREQEAVAWGFMREFGDTMWHVVNAYTAGAQHSPLTAEENHKLQVVGGMVLGMVQ; encoded by the coding sequence ATGACCAACATGACGACCTTTGGAAACGTCCAGCGGAGGGCGGAAGCTCTCGCTGCTAATTATCACGATGCACTGGTCCCGGTGAAGGAGATGGAATTTGCCGATCTGAAGACCGTGAAGATCGGAGGGGAGCCACATCACCTGAGAAGGGTTGCTCGGCAGAGGGTTGCTGCTCGATTAGGGATTCCTCATCCATATCTGGAAAGGTGCCCAGCGGAACTTCAGGCGGAACAGTTGAATTATTGGCTGCGGGGAGAAAGGAATGAGGAGTTCTTCGTGCGTTTCGATGGCGCTGAGATCAGAGCGGTGTTTACACCACGATACACACCGGCGGACAACCTGGAGGTGCTGGAGCGTCTAGCTGACATCGGGGTGATGCCTGAGACCAAGGTGCAGGTCGCGCTCGATGCGGAATTCATGAGCCTGAGCATTCCGGATCAGAATCGCACCTTTGAGGTGAAAGGGGATCGGCTTACGCCGGGCATCTCCGTTTCCAATTCCGAGGTAGGTCTGGCCAGTCTGTCCGTCAAAGCCTTCTTTCTGCGCCTAGTCTGCACCAACGGACTTATCGCCAAAACAGAGGTCTCCTCTTCCTACCGGCACGTATCAGCGCGGATTCTAGAGGAGCTGCCTCAGGCGCTTGGCCAGGTACAGGGCCAGTTGGAGACCAGCAAGGACAAGATGATGATCTCCATGACTAGCCCGGTCAGCGATCCCGATGCCACCATCAGGGCCTTCAATCGGCAGTTCCAGTTGAGTCAGCGGGAGCAGGAGGCTGTGGCTTGGGGGTTCATGCGGGAGTTCGGCGATACCATGTGGCATGTGGTTAATGCCTACACCGCAGGAGCGCAGCATAGCCCTTTGACCGCTGAGGAAAACCACAAGCTACAGGTGGTGGGAGGGATGGTGTTGGGGATGGTGCAGTAG
- the istB gene encoding IS21-like element helper ATPase IstB has translation MKDQDKPTVLLEYHLKKLKLPTILREYAAMAKVCSQDRSDYMTYLLRLTERELLDREKRAAERRIKQAAFPVIKTMDTFDFKAQPSINQQLVRELMRGEYIAKKENVLLIGNSGTGKTHLASAMAFAACAQGSKVKFYSATALVTELMECREERRLQRLQKQLQRLHLLVIDELGYVPFSKIGAQMLFEVVGRAYEQQSLMITTNLPFQQWTEVFGSERLTGALLDRLTHRCHIIEANGESYRLRQAKRRSQAKPKTN, from the coding sequence ATGAAGGACCAGGACAAACCCACCGTGCTCTTGGAGTACCACCTCAAAAAGCTGAAGCTGCCCACCATTCTCCGGGAATACGCGGCCATGGCCAAGGTCTGCAGCCAAGACCGCTCCGATTACATGACCTACCTGCTGCGCCTGACCGAGCGGGAGCTTCTGGACCGCGAGAAGCGGGCAGCCGAAAGGCGCATCAAGCAAGCCGCCTTTCCGGTGATCAAGACCATGGACACCTTTGATTTCAAGGCACAGCCCTCCATCAATCAGCAGCTGGTCAGGGAGCTGATGAGGGGCGAGTACATCGCCAAAAAGGAAAACGTGCTCCTGATCGGAAACTCCGGCACCGGCAAGACCCACCTGGCCAGCGCCATGGCCTTTGCGGCCTGCGCCCAGGGAAGCAAGGTGAAATTCTACAGCGCCACCGCCCTGGTCACAGAGCTCATGGAATGCCGCGAGGAAAGACGTCTGCAACGCCTGCAGAAACAGCTCCAGCGCCTACACCTGCTGGTCATCGATGAACTGGGCTATGTGCCCTTCTCCAAGATAGGCGCTCAAATGCTATTCGAGGTGGTGGGTAGGGCATATGAACAACAAAGCCTCATGATCACCACCAATCTCCCTTTCCAGCAATGGACGGAGGTCTTCGGCTCCGAAAGACTCACCGGTGCACTGCTGGACAGACTGACCCATAGGTGCCACATCATCGAGGCCAATGGAGAAAGCTACCGGCTCCGCCAAGCCAAAAGACGATCCCAGGCAAAGCCCAAAACCAACTAA
- a CDS encoding glycosyltransferase family 2 protein: MVSEDCPAVSIIVPIFNEEESIPDLHAGLLHVANSLGAEVIVVDDGSDDDTSELLQHCRGFNLLRIPHGGKSAALAAGLARARAPIAVTIDADLQEDPAHIPHMVSLVKQGFDCVHGIRVCRQDDFWGKRLPSWFYNQLIWLLFSRRFRDINCGLRAALTDRLRSLEWKQGTHRLVPLLIHLQNGRVRGMPVRHRRRKWGQSKYATSRRYKVSLRNLLSLRLNGHV; encoded by the coding sequence ATGGTGTCGGAGGATTGTCCGGCAGTATCCATAATCGTACCTATTTTCAATGAGGAGGAAAGCATCCCGGACCTCCACGCCGGCTTGCTCCACGTGGCCAACTCTCTGGGAGCCGAAGTCATAGTGGTGGATGACGGCTCCGATGACGACACCTCGGAACTGTTGCAACATTGCCGGGGCTTCAACCTGCTGCGAATCCCCCACGGCGGGAAGAGCGCCGCCTTGGCGGCCGGGCTGGCCAGGGCTCGTGCCCCCATCGCCGTGACCATCGACGCGGACCTGCAGGAAGACCCGGCCCACATCCCGCATATGGTGTCCCTGGTGAAACAAGGCTTCGATTGCGTACACGGCATCAGGGTGTGCCGCCAAGATGATTTTTGGGGCAAACGCCTGCCCTCCTGGTTTTACAACCAACTTATCTGGCTGCTTTTCAGCCGCCGCTTCCGGGACATTAACTGCGGCTTGCGTGCCGCTCTCACCGACCGGCTGCGCTCATTGGAGTGGAAACAAGGCACCCACCGCCTGGTCCCCCTACTGATCCATCTCCAAAACGGCCGGGTCAGGGGCATGCCGGTGCGGCACCGCCGCCGCAAGTGGGGCCAGTCCAAATATGCCACCTCCCGGCGCTACAAGGTCTCCCTACGTAACCTTCTTAGTTTGCGATTGAACGGTCATGTATGA